Proteins encoded in a region of the Orcinus orca chromosome X, mOrcOrc1.1, whole genome shotgun sequence genome:
- the LOC101275626 gene encoding cytochrome c oxidase subunit 7B, mitochondrial: protein MFPLAKNALSRLGVRSIPQTMARQSHQKRAPDFHDKYGNAVLASGATFCVAVWAYTATQIGIEWNLSPVGRVTPKEWREQ from the exons ATGTTTCCCTTGGCCAAAAACGCACTAAGTCGTCTCGGAG TTCGAAGCATTCCGCAAACAATGGCAAGGCAGAGCCACCAGAAGCGGGCACCTGATTTCCATGACAAATATGGTAATGCTGTATTAGCAAGTGGAGCCACTTTCTGTGTTGCTGTATGGGCATAT ACAGCAACACAAATTGGAATAGAATGGAACCTGTCCCCTGTTGGCAGAGTCACCCCAAAGGAATGGAGAGAACAGTGA